A stretch of Mastomys coucha isolate ucsf_1 unplaced genomic scaffold, UCSF_Mcou_1 pScaffold1, whole genome shotgun sequence DNA encodes these proteins:
- the Dusp27 gene encoding inactive dual specificity phosphatase 27, which translates to MATGGDTEEEQVVPNEEDEADVRAVQARYLRSPSPSQYSVVSDAETESIFMEPIHLSSAVAAKQIINEELKPRGLRTDTECPGMLESAEQLLVEDLYNRVREKMDDRSLFNTPCVLDLQRALTQDRQEAPRNEVDEVWPNVFIAEKSVAVNKGRLKRLGITHILNAAHGTGVYTGPEFYTGLEIQYLGVEVDDFPEVDISQHFRKAAEFLDEALLTYRGKVLVSSEMGISRSAVLVVAYLMIFHSMAILEALMTVRRKRAIYPNDGFLKQLRELNEKLMEEREEEEGDEETEEDAGSTLGARVNSLMVEEEDDATSHLSGSSLGKASQVSKPVTLIDEEEEEKLYEEWRKGQGFAKGEAARGRKGSYSTSSAQDGDDYEDEDVERIIQEWQSRNERYQAKGRERWNREEEEEDENSYPSRRRRHTLSESSASESVSSHDIRVLKQQLERRSQSRRGRLRSDSESTESTWDMWNERLVEIEKEAARKYRSKSRREELDADSSEAGSRVREDDEESVLSEASSFYNFCSRNKDKLTALERWKVKRIQFGFHKKDSEAGDGGSEPGTEEAAAGEKNLSDVNLTAYQAWKLKHQKKVGSENKEEVVEMSKGEDTALAKKRQRRLELLERSRQTLEESQSMGSWEADSSTASRSIPLSAFWSAAPSVSGDGDTASVLSTQSHRSYPTQPAGNMPTTPLPNLPVGPGDTISIASIQNWIANVVNETLAQKQNEMLLLSRSPSVASMRAAPAASGLGDDQLSVLSTSLSGCLPPPSQGRPSSDVQSVLSSTGSLTSRAEGSGNKVRGTSKPIYSLFADNVDLKELGRKEREMQMELQEKMSEYKMEKLASDNKRSSLFKKKKAAKDDEDISLGDRDEDTDSAIGSFRYSSRSNSQKPETDASSSLAISDHYRNGRSVGNEMDSSINTWLSGLRVEEKSPQSDWSGSPRGRYTRSSLLRETESKACSYKFSKSRSQEQDTSFHEANGNTVRNTSRFSSSTTKEAREMHKFSKSTFSETSSSREESPEPYFFCQTPEPSDGEDSPEPRRPNWTRPGDWEDVEESSKSDFAEFGAKRKFTQSFMRSEEEGEKERTENREEGRFASGRQSQYRRSTNRQEEEEMDDEAIIAAWRKRQEETRTKLQRRRED; encoded by the exons GTACTCAGTGGTCTCAGATGCAGAAACCGAAAGCATCTTCATGGAGCCCATCCATCTCTCCTCAGCTGTCGCAGCCAAACAGATCATCAACGAAG AACTCAAGCCACGGGGTCTCAGAACAGACACAGAGTGTCCAGGCATGCTGGAGTCTGCTGAACAGTTGCTGGTGGAAGACCTGTACAACCGTGTCCGGGAGAAgatggatgacagaagcctgttcAACACCCCCTGTGTGCTGGACCTGCAGCGGGCGCTGACCCAGGACCGGCAAGAGGCCCCTCGGAATGAGGTGGATGAGGTCTGGCCCAACGTCTTCATAGCTGAGAA GAGCGTGGCTGTGAACAAGGGTCGACTCAAGAGGCTGGGGATCACCCACATCCTGAATGCCGCGCACGGCACAGGTGTTTACACTGGTCCTGAGTTCTACACTGGCCTGGAGATCCAGTACCTGGGGGTGGAAGTGGATGACTTCCCGGAGGTGGACATCTCCCAGCATTTCCGGAAGGCAGCTGAGTTCCTTGATGAAGCCCTGCTGACCTACAGAG ggAAGGTCCTGGTCAGCAGTGAAATGGGCATCAGCAGGTCAGCAGTGCTGGTGGTCGCCTACCTGATGATCTTCCACAGCATGGCCATACTGGAGGCCTTGATGACGGTGCGAAGAAAGCGGGCTATCTACCCCAATGACGGCTTCCTAAAACAGCTACGGGAGCTCAATGAGAAACTgatggaggagagggaagaggaggaaggtgatGAGGAGACCGAGGAGGATGCCGGGAGCACACTGGGTGCTAGAGTAAATTCACTGATGgtggaagaagaagatgatgccACCAGCCACCTGAGCGGCTCCTCCTTGGGGaaggccagccaggtctccaAGCCAGTCACCCTCattgatgaagaggaggaagagaagctgtATGAGGAGTGGAGGAAAGGGCAGGGCTTCGCCAAGGGGGAGGCAGCTCGGGGTAGAAAGGGTAGCTATTCTACGTCCTCCGCACAGGATGGGGACGACTATGAGGATGAGGATGTGGAAAGGATAATCCAGGAGTGGCAGAGCCGAAATGAGAGGTACCAAGCCAAGGGGCGCGAGCGGTGGaatagggaggaagaggaggaggacgagaacTCCTATCCCAGCAGAAGGCGCAGACACACCCTAAGCGAGAGCAGTGCTTCTGAGAGTGTGAGCAGCCATGACATCCGGGTCCTGAAGCAGCAACTGGAGAGGCGCAGCCAAAGCCGCCGCGGAAGACTCCGCTCTGACTCCGAGTCCACGGAGAGCACCTGGGACATGTGGAACGAGAGGCTGGTGGAGATCGAGAAGGAGGCTGCCCGGAAGTACCGCtccaagagcaggagagaggagcTGGATGCAGATTCTTCAGAGGCAGGGAGCAGGGTCCGAGAGGACGATGAGGAGAGCGTGTTGTCCGAGGCTAGCTCCTTCTACAACTTCTGCAGTAGGAACAAAGACAAGCTCACTGCCCTGGAAAGGTGGAAGGTTAAGAGAATCCAGTTTGGGTTTCACAAGAAAGACTCAGAGGCGGGAGATGGGGGCAGTGAGCCTGGTACAGAAGAGGCAGCGGCAGGAGAGAAGAACCTCTCTGATGTCAACCTGACAGCCTACCAGGCCTGGAAACTGAAGCACCAGAAAAAGGTGGGGAGTGAGAACAAGGAGGAAGTGGTTGAGATGAGCAAAGGAGAGGACACGGCCTTAGCTAAGAAGAGACAACGGAGACTGGAGTTACTGGAGAGAAGCAGGCAGACACTGGAGGAGAGCCAGTCCATGGGAAGCTGGGAGGCAGACAGCTCAACCGCCAGTAGGAGTATCCCCCTGTCTGCATTCTGGTCCGCAGCCCCCTCGGTCAGCGGGGATGGGGACACAGCGTCCGTGCTCAGCACCCAGAGCCACCGTTCTTACCCGACGCAGCCTGCAGGTAACATGCCCACCACCCCCCTGCCCAACCTGCCGGTGGGGCCTGGAGACACCATTTCCATTGCCAGTATCCAGAACTGGATTGCCAATGTCGTCAATGAAACCCTCGCCCAGAAGCAAAACGAAATGCTCCTGCTGTCCCGCTCGCCCTCTGTTGCAAGCATGAGGGCAGCTCCAGCAGCCAGTGGCCTTGGAGATGACCAACTCTCCGTGCTCAGCACCTCCCTGAGTGGCTGCTTACCGCCTCCTAGCCAGGGGAGACCCAGCTCCGATGTGCAGTCTGTGCTGTCCTCCACCGGCTCCCTGACCTCCAGAGCTGAAGGCAGTGGGAACAAAGTGAGGGGGACCAGCAAGCCCATATACAGCCTCTTTGCTGACAACGTGGACCTGAAGGAGCTGGGccggaaggagagagagatgcaaaTGGAGCTGCAGGAGAAGATGTCCGAGTATAAAATGGAGAAGCTGGCCTCTGATAATAAGCGTAGCTCTCTCTTCAAGAAGAAGAAGGCGGCCAAGGATGACGAGGACATCAGCCTGGGTGACAGGGACGAGGACACAGACAGTGCCATTGGAAGCTTCCGGTATTCCTCCCGCAGTAATTCCCAGAAGCCTGAAACAGATGCCTCCTCCTCTCTGGCCATCTCCGATCACTATAGAAATGGCCGAAGTGTGGGCAACGAGATGGATAGCAGTATTAATACGTGGCTCAGTGGCCTCAGGGTGGAAGAAAAATCTCCTCAAAGTGATTGGTCTGGAAGCCCCAGAGGAAGATATACCAGGTCTTCGCTGCTCCGGGAAACAGAGTCTAAAGCCTGCAGTTACAAGTTCTCCAAATCGAGGTCCCAGGAACAGGATACCTCTTTCCACGAGGCCAATGGCAACACTGTGCGAAACACCTCACGGTTCTCGTCTTCCACcaccaaggaggccagagagatgcACAAGTTCTCCAAGTCCACATTCAGCGAGACCTCGAGCTCCCGGGAGGAGAGCCCAGAACCCTATTTCTTCTGCCAGACCCCTGAACCCTCCGATGGGGAGGACTCCCCGGAGCCAAGGCGTCCAAACTGGACCAGGCCCGGGGACTGGGAAGATGTAGAAGAGTCATCTAAATCAGACTTCGCTGAGTTTGGGGCCAAGAGGAAATTCACCCAGAGCTTCATGAGGtctgaagaggagggagagaaggagaggacagaAAACCGAGAGGAAGGGAGGTTTGCGTCTGGGCGTCAGTCCCAGTATCGGAGAAGCACTAACcggcaagaggaggaagaaatggatgATGAAGCCATCATTGCCGCCTGGAGAAAGCGGCAAGAAGAAACCAGAACCAAACtgcaaaggaggagggaggactga